The proteins below come from a single Acidobacteriota bacterium genomic window:
- a CDS encoding helix-turn-helix transcriptional regulator, whose translation MGMTSLERELKRGSAELLILALLEEQERHGYQISQLIAERSDGAITFHATSLYPTLYRLEDKGLIEGRWVEKGHLRQGYDDQAGTRRRRYYRLTPGGRGVLAKQRAIWETFSAALTRVAGVRDI comes from the coding sequence ATGGGCATGACATCCCTTGAGCGCGAACTCAAACGCGGCAGCGCCGAGTTGCTGATTCTCGCGCTGCTCGAAGAGCAGGAACGGCACGGGTACCAGATCAGCCAACTGATCGCCGAACGCAGCGATGGCGCCATTACCTTTCACGCCACCTCGCTCTATCCGACGCTCTACCGCCTCGAAGACAAGGGACTGATCGAAGGGCGCTGGGTTGAAAAGGGTCACCTTCGCCAAGGCTACGATGACCAGGCCGGGACGCGCCGCCGCCGCTACTACCGGCTCACGCCCGGCGGCCGCGGTGTGCTGGCGAAGCAGCGGGCGATCTGGGAAACGTTTTCAGCGGCGTTGACCCGCGTCGCCGGAGTGCGCGATATCTAA
- a CDS encoding VWA domain-containing protein — protein MTATRILSGVVMACVMGALTLGAQQPAAPPEPQTPRPVFETQTEIVLVDVNVVDRDAKPVPTLTAADFELQVNGQPRPIQSVQFISTVPTNTSPATPRETGFSSNDTATTGRLLLFAVDEGNLRVASSRSVLRTAQSLFERLAPGDLVGLARLPLGVGNVEFTTDRKRVTDALLRVNGSLSNRVGMTKVNISEAWALETNDDSTWQQAIARECQGETGPGLDACAGTVEADARAMLIETSSRTRMTISALEGLLKGLAQLKTPINIVLISEGMFVARDRNNMREIGRRAAEARATIHVVRPGQSYFDVDDSSAPGVSRFFDDGLLAEGLEQLAEQTRGTLATVNAGATSAFERLGRELSGYYLLGFEPTEADRRGKEHRIRVQVKTRGLSVRARPTFVLRETEATRAEAVAAMTPLEQVADVLRQPMPSRALPMRVASYTSIDAASAKVRVVISAELGDPATTEKELPIGVIVVDKNDKAIFSRAGMTSLAPASVRGASPRLILTSLLLDPGEYTLRVAAIDDTGRAGSVHHTVNARLSRMGGGLNASDLMLVPQAPNGGELPRPRPTGLIDTETLTAMVEMSGSDTTLLGRSRATIEIADAVDGAALVSVEARQAMRSNNLRAFAATLRLGVLPPGEYIARAILKAPGQPELRLSRPFLLAPVAAATTEPAIDARVPLDPDAPPPPPAEVKIFAPVPRFVRDTVLVPNVVTPFLDGLASLHPPSPEVEAVIERARAGQFTPPDAPGATPDDELNLAFVRGLDALNKGQVPQAAAYFQQTLKGASDFLGAAFYLGATHAALGRDREAVGAWQVALLSENPGAVYPALVDALLRIGDGRQAADLLEEAPSAWARDTDRIRREATALAMIGDYSGALPKLVDLLDHTKNDDQPLLFIAIQVMYRMHVQDKGLSDNNLARFRNYVERHQSLGGPDRAIVETWRRYVLR, from the coding sequence ATGACAGCCACGCGCATACTTTCCGGCGTCGTGATGGCCTGCGTAATGGGCGCGCTGACGCTCGGCGCGCAGCAGCCGGCCGCGCCACCAGAACCGCAAACCCCGCGCCCGGTGTTCGAAACCCAGACCGAGATCGTGCTCGTCGACGTCAACGTCGTCGATCGCGATGCCAAGCCGGTGCCGACGCTCACGGCCGCCGACTTCGAGCTGCAGGTCAACGGCCAGCCGCGGCCGATCCAGTCGGTGCAGTTCATCTCGACGGTCCCCACCAACACCTCGCCGGCGACGCCGCGCGAGACCGGCTTCAGCTCGAACGACACCGCCACCACGGGCCGCCTGCTGCTGTTCGCGGTTGACGAAGGCAACCTCCGAGTCGCCTCGTCCCGGTCGGTGCTGCGCACGGCGCAGTCGCTGTTCGAACGGCTGGCGCCCGGCGACCTGGTCGGCCTGGCGCGGCTGCCGCTCGGCGTCGGCAACGTCGAGTTCACCACCGACCGCAAGCGCGTGACCGACGCCCTGCTCAGGGTCAACGGCAGCCTCAGCAACCGCGTCGGCATGACCAAGGTGAACATCAGCGAAGCGTGGGCGCTCGAGACCAACGACGACTCGACCTGGCAGCAGGCAATCGCCCGCGAGTGCCAGGGCGAAACCGGCCCCGGCCTCGACGCCTGCGCCGGCACCGTCGAGGCCGACGCGCGCGCCATGCTGATCGAGACGAGCTCGCGCACGCGCATGACCATCTCGGCGCTCGAAGGCCTGCTCAAGGGCCTCGCCCAGTTGAAGACGCCGATCAACATCGTGCTGATCTCCGAGGGCATGTTCGTCGCCCGCGATCGCAACAACATGCGCGAGATCGGCCGTCGCGCCGCCGAAGCCCGCGCCACCATCCACGTCGTCCGGCCCGGCCAGTCGTACTTCGACGTGGACGACTCGTCCGCGCCGGGGGTGTCGCGCTTCTTCGACGATGGGCTGCTGGCTGAAGGGTTGGAGCAGTTGGCTGAACAGACGCGCGGCACGCTGGCGACGGTAAACGCCGGGGCGACCAGCGCCTTCGAACGCCTCGGGCGCGAGTTGTCGGGCTATTACCTGCTCGGCTTCGAGCCGACCGAGGCCGATCGCCGCGGCAAGGAACATCGCATCCGCGTGCAGGTCAAGACGCGCGGCCTCTCGGTGCGGGCGCGGCCGACCTTCGTGCTGCGCGAGACCGAGGCCACCAGGGCCGAGGCGGTCGCGGCGATGACGCCGCTCGAGCAGGTGGCCGACGTGCTGCGGCAGCCCATGCCCAGTCGCGCGTTGCCGATGCGGGTGGCCAGCTATACCAGCATCGACGCCGCCAGCGCCAAGGTCCGCGTCGTGATCAGCGCTGAGCTGGGCGACCCGGCCACCACCGAGAAGGAATTGCCGATCGGCGTGATCGTGGTCGATAAGAACGACAAGGCCATCTTCAGCCGCGCCGGCATGACCTCGCTGGCGCCGGCCAGCGTGCGCGGCGCCTCGCCCCGGCTGATCCTGACATCGCTCCTGCTCGATCCTGGTGAATACACCCTGCGCGTCGCGGCGATCGACGACACCGGGCGCGCCGGCAGTGTGCATCACACCGTGAACGCGCGGCTCTCGCGCATGGGCGGCGGGCTGAACGCCTCCGACCTGATGTTGGTGCCGCAGGCGCCGAATGGCGGCGAGTTGCCGCGGCCGCGCCCAACGGGCCTGATCGATACCGAAACGCTCACCGCGATGGTCGAGATGAGCGGCAGCGACACCACCCTGCTGGGCCGCTCGCGAGCCACGATCGAGATCGCCGACGCCGTGGACGGCGCCGCGCTGGTCAGCGTCGAGGCGCGCCAGGCCATGCGGTCGAACAACCTGCGCGCGTTTGCCGCCACGCTGCGGCTGGGTGTGCTGCCGCCGGGCGAATACATCGCGCGCGCCATTCTCAAGGCGCCCGGCCAGCCCGAGTTGCGCCTGTCGCGGCCGTTCCTGCTGGCGCCGGTGGCCGCTGCCACGACCGAGCCGGCCATTGATGCGCGGGTGCCGCTAGATCCCGACGCGCCGCCGCCACCACCGGCCGAGGTCAAGATCTTCGCGCCGGTGCCGCGCTTCGTTCGCGACACCGTGCTCGTGCCCAACGTGGTGACGCCGTTCCTCGACGGCCTCGCCTCATTGCACCCCCCGTCGCCTGAAGTAGAGGCGGTGATCGAACGCGCGCGCGCCGGCCAGTTCACGCCGCCGGACGCACCGGGCGCCACCCCGGACGATGAGTTGAACCTGGCGTTCGTGCGCGGCCTGGACGCGCTCAACAAGGGACAGGTGCCGCAGGCGGCGGCCTACTTCCAGCAAACGCTGAAGGGCGCCTCCGACTTCCTCGGCGCGGCGTTCTACCTGGGCGCCACCCACGCCGCGCTCGGCCGCGACCGCGAAGCCGTGGGAGCGTGGCAGGTGGCGCTGCTCAGCGAGAATCCTGGCGCGGTTTACCCGGCGTTGGTCGATGCCCTGCTGCGCATCGGCGACGGACGGCAGGCGGCCGACCTGCTGGAAGAGGCGCCGTCCGCGTGGGCCCGGGACACCGACCGCATTCGCCGCGAGGCCACCGCGCTGGCCATGATCGGCGACTACAGCGGCGCGCTGCCCAAGCTCGTCGACCTGCTCGACCACACCAAGAACGACGACCAGCCGTTATTGTTCATCGCCATCCAGGTGATGTACCGCATGCACGTGCAGGACAAGGGGTTGAGCGACAACAACCTCGCCCGCTTCCGCAATTACGTCGAGCGCCACCAATCGCTAGGTGGACCGGACCGCGCCATCGTCGAGACGTGGCGACGCTACGTGCTGCGGTAA
- a CDS encoding response regulator transcription factor — protein MSRILIVEDEVHLADGLRFNLEAEGHTVDVDGDGQAALERLLANRALYDAVVLDVMLPGRNGFEVVKELRTAGHFVPVLMLTARSRPADVLQGFEAGADDYLPKPFELQILLARLRGLLRRRQWLQQDQHEHEQLTFAGRTLDLEALELRVGDKKYQLTQMESDLLQYLVRNAGRAVSRKAILEEVWDLHEDTDTRAIDNFIVRLRRYLEVDPTKPKHLLTVRGVGYKFVE, from the coding sequence ATGAGTCGAATACTGATCGTCGAAGACGAGGTGCACCTGGCCGACGGCCTTCGCTTCAACCTCGAGGCTGAGGGACACACGGTCGACGTGGACGGCGACGGCCAGGCGGCGCTCGAGCGGCTGCTGGCCAATCGCGCCCTGTACGACGCGGTCGTGCTCGACGTGATGCTGCCGGGGCGCAATGGCTTCGAGGTGGTGAAAGAGTTGCGGACGGCCGGGCATTTCGTGCCGGTGCTGATGCTGACCGCGCGCAGCCGTCCGGCCGACGTGCTGCAAGGCTTCGAGGCCGGCGCCGACGATTACCTGCCGAAACCATTCGAGCTGCAGATTCTGCTGGCGCGGTTGCGCGGGCTGCTACGACGCCGGCAGTGGCTGCAGCAGGATCAGCACGAGCACGAGCAGTTGACGTTTGCCGGGCGCACGCTGGATCTCGAGGCGCTGGAGCTGCGAGTCGGCGACAAGAAGTATCAGCTCACGCAGATGGAGAGCGACCTGCTGCAGTACCTGGTGCGCAACGCCGGCCGGGCGGTGTCGCGCAAGGCGATTCTCGAGGAAGTGTGGGACCTGCACGAGGACACCGACACGCGCGCCATCGACAATTTCATCGTGCGGTTGCGACGGTACCTGGAAGTGGATCCGACCAAGCCGAAGCACCTGCTCACGGTGCGGGGTGTCGGGTACAAGTTCGTAGAGTAG
- a CDS encoding esterase-like activity of phytase family protein: MGERVIPDRQILPRTGPLLAVFVTSVVTALTGACAPVRTSETAAVSPPSGLPVLSFLSEFTRPAGTIYPQLSDSTRFGSLSGLAFDQASGDWLAVVDDRAGSRVAWLAITAAGGRLAVTPRRMQALTAGPGVDQRIVTQADLEAIVALPDGTFLMNEEGHVAEEGVWPPAILRATRDGVVTEVIAYPPEFQVSTDGKTGIRDNQGFEALTRTPRGRLIAGLEQPPIDRPVTSFDRGGEGRLIEFEPSGATFRPGRQWRYELAPTPRSERFPTVCSDGENGLVELLALTETLLLALERACLMTADRSAVFNPIQLFTVNLSGETAAKTLLLDLSTVIPSLSPALARLDNFEGLAFGPPVNGARTLLLMSDDNFRKTQYTSFLLFAMK, from the coding sequence TTGGGTGAACGGGTAATTCCTGACCGACAGATTCTGCCACGGACCGGGCCTCTCCTGGCCGTGTTCGTGACGAGCGTCGTGACGGCCCTCACCGGCGCCTGCGCGCCGGTGCGAACGAGCGAAACCGCGGCGGTTTCGCCGCCGTCCGGGCTCCCGGTGCTCTCGTTCCTGAGCGAGTTCACCCGGCCCGCCGGCACAATCTACCCGCAACTGTCCGATAGTACCCGGTTCGGCAGCCTGTCCGGGCTGGCGTTCGACCAGGCGAGCGGCGACTGGCTTGCCGTGGTTGACGACCGCGCCGGCTCGCGCGTCGCGTGGCTGGCGATCACCGCGGCTGGCGGCCGGCTGGCCGTGACGCCGCGGCGGATGCAGGCACTGACGGCCGGTCCCGGCGTTGATCAACGAATCGTGACCCAGGCCGATCTCGAAGCCATCGTCGCGTTGCCTGACGGCACGTTCCTGATGAACGAGGAAGGGCACGTCGCCGAGGAAGGCGTGTGGCCGCCGGCGATCCTGCGCGCGACTCGTGACGGCGTGGTGACCGAGGTGATTGCGTATCCGCCGGAATTCCAGGTCAGCACCGACGGCAAGACCGGCATTCGCGACAACCAGGGATTCGAGGCCCTCACGCGGACGCCTCGTGGCCGCCTGATTGCCGGACTCGAGCAGCCGCCGATCGACCGACCGGTGACCTCGTTCGACCGCGGCGGTGAGGGACGGCTGATCGAGTTCGAGCCGAGCGGCGCCACGTTTCGCCCGGGACGGCAGTGGCGTTACGAGTTGGCGCCGACGCCACGGTCCGAGCGCTTTCCGACCGTGTGCAGCGATGGTGAAAATGGGTTGGTCGAACTGCTGGCCCTCACCGAGACGCTCTTGCTTGCCCTCGAGCGCGCGTGCCTGATGACGGCCGACCGCTCGGCGGTGTTCAATCCCATCCAGCTGTTCACCGTCAACCTTTCGGGGGAGACCGCGGCCAAGACGTTGCTGCTGGATCTGTCCACGGTGATCCCCTCGCTGTCGCCGGCGCTGGCCCGGCTCGACAACTTCGAGGGACTCGCGTTTGGTCCGCCGGTCAACGGTGCGCGAACCCTGCTGCTGATGTCGGACGACAACTTCCGCAAGACGCAGTACACGTCGTTCCTGCTGTTCGCGATGAAATAA
- a CDS encoding DinB family protein, whose protein sequence is MTRQLTAVALAALVLSPVAAFAQANPFTDAVKAQLAQIKNPVIRTAEKVPEDLYAFKPTPEVRSLGQLIAHIADGNNGICGAASGMKPTGQTGIEKSVTGKAALQKALADSFAFCEQALASMDDTKGAEMAKSFLGMQPRLMVLAFNNSHVNEHYGNLVTYMRLKGIVPPSSEPK, encoded by the coding sequence ATGACACGCCAGCTCACGGCCGTCGCTCTCGCGGCCCTCGTCCTCTCGCCGGTCGCGGCCTTTGCGCAGGCCAACCCGTTTACCGACGCCGTGAAGGCGCAGCTTGCGCAGATCAAGAATCCGGTAATCCGCACCGCCGAGAAAGTGCCGGAGGATCTCTACGCCTTCAAGCCGACGCCGGAGGTCCGCAGCCTGGGCCAGCTGATTGCGCACATCGCCGACGGCAACAACGGCATTTGCGGCGCCGCGAGCGGCATGAAGCCGACCGGCCAGACCGGCATTGAGAAGAGCGTTACGGGCAAGGCGGCCCTGCAGAAGGCGCTGGCTGATTCATTCGCGTTCTGTGAACAGGCCCTGGCCAGCATGGACGACACGAAGGGTGCCGAGATGGCCAAGTCGTTCCTTGGCATGCAGCCGCGCCTGATGGTGCTGGCCTTCAACAACTCACACGTCAACGAGCACTACGGCAACCTCGTAACCTACATGCGCCTCAAGGGCATCGTCCCGCCCTCGTCTGAGCCCAAGTAG
- a CDS encoding HAMP domain-containing sensor histidine kinase yields the protein MTRRQTASIVFVVLCVVLVAAAVTLNIGWIIVNGRRLAPLVLGVATFSLIIAGLIVYTVFLVREMGITEQQDSFLNSVTHELKTPIASIRLYLETLQSRDVGDAQRKEFYRIMLQDAERLQHTVEQVLRAGHARQKRKLDHRAPVDLVWLVQDCVDTARMRHNLPPSAITLADYEANTLLVVEGDVDQLRTAILNLLDNAVKYSSQTPRVVVQAVGATPDSAWVRVKDHGAGIPKAQLGRIFSRFYRFQPRGTTVKGTGLGLYIVRSIAKAHGGRVFAESLGEGKGATFTLELPRSRA from the coding sequence ATGACTCGCAGACAGACCGCGTCGATCGTCTTCGTCGTCCTCTGCGTCGTGCTCGTCGCCGCGGCGGTCACGCTCAACATCGGCTGGATTATCGTGAACGGGCGGCGCCTGGCGCCGCTCGTTCTCGGTGTCGCCACCTTCAGCCTCATCATCGCCGGCCTCATCGTGTACACGGTGTTCCTGGTCCGCGAAATGGGCATCACCGAACAACAGGACAGCTTTCTCAACTCGGTGACGCACGAGTTGAAGACCCCGATCGCGTCGATCCGCCTGTACCTGGAGACGCTGCAGTCGCGCGACGTCGGCGACGCGCAGCGCAAGGAGTTCTACCGGATCATGCTGCAGGACGCCGAGCGGCTGCAGCACACCGTGGAGCAGGTGCTGCGCGCCGGCCATGCCCGCCAGAAGCGCAAGCTCGATCATCGCGCGCCGGTGGACCTGGTGTGGCTGGTGCAGGACTGCGTTGACACCGCGCGCATGCGCCACAACCTGCCGCCGAGCGCGATCACGCTCGCCGACTACGAGGCCAACACGCTGCTCGTGGTCGAAGGCGATGTCGACCAGCTGCGCACCGCCATTCTCAACCTGCTCGACAACGCCGTGAAGTACTCGAGCCAGACGCCGCGGGTGGTGGTGCAGGCGGTGGGCGCCACGCCCGACTCGGCGTGGGTGCGCGTCAAGGACCACGGCGCCGGCATTCCGAAGGCGCAGCTCGGCCGCATCTTCAGCCGCTTCTACCGCTTCCAGCCGCGCGGCACCACGGTCAAGGGCACCGGCCTCGGCCTCTACATCGTCCGCTCAATCGCCAAGGCGCACGGCGGCCGCGTGTTCGCCGAAAGCCTGGGTGAAGGCAAGGGCGCGACCTTCACGCTGGAACTGCCCCGGTCGCGCGCATGA
- a CDS encoding fatty acid desaturase, with protein sequence MVPVTEIYGRKAAHGINWITFIAMVAFHIGAVAAFWYIDLGAILMAIFLWWVAGSLGIGMAYHRLLTHRGYKTPKWMEYFLTTCATLALEGGPIFWVATHRIHHQHSDHDGDPHTPKEGAFWAHMGWILMGKGMHHDTDVLRRYAPDLCKDPFHVFMSKWHWVTQVVVGLALLYFGGIAYVLWGTFFRTTFLLHATWLVNSATHMWGSRRFETKDDSRNSWWVALLSFGEGWHNNHHAHPVSARHGLAWYEFDMNWIAIRAMQAVGLAWDVKVAKVRQELEVEAA encoded by the coding sequence ATGGTTCCTGTGACAGAGATTTATGGCCGCAAAGCGGCTCACGGCATTAACTGGATCACCTTTATTGCGATGGTCGCGTTCCACATCGGCGCCGTCGCGGCGTTCTGGTATATCGACCTCGGCGCCATCCTGATGGCGATTTTCCTGTGGTGGGTGGCCGGCTCGCTCGGCATCGGCATGGCGTATCACCGCCTGCTGACGCATCGCGGCTACAAGACGCCCAAGTGGATGGAGTACTTCCTCACCACCTGCGCCACGCTGGCGCTCGAGGGCGGACCCATTTTCTGGGTCGCCACGCACCGCATTCACCACCAGCATTCGGATCACGACGGCGATCCGCACACGCCAAAAGAAGGCGCGTTCTGGGCGCACATGGGCTGGATCCTGATGGGCAAGGGCATGCACCACGACACCGACGTGCTGCGCCGCTATGCGCCGGACCTGTGCAAGGACCCGTTCCACGTGTTCATGAGCAAGTGGCACTGGGTGACGCAAGTGGTCGTCGGCCTCGCCCTGCTGTACTTCGGCGGCATTGCGTATGTCCTCTGGGGCACGTTCTTCCGCACCACGTTCCTGCTGCACGCCACCTGGCTCGTGAACTCGGCGACCCACATGTGGGGCTCGCGCCGCTTCGAGACCAAGGATGATTCGCGCAACAGCTGGTGGGTGGCGCTGCTCTCGTTCGGCGAGGGCTGGCACAACAACCACCACGCGCACCCGGTGTCGGCGCGCCACGGCCTGGCCTGGTACGAGTTCGACATGAACTGGATTGCGATCCGCGCCATGCAGGCGGTTGGGTTGGCCTGGGACGTCAAGGTCGCCAAGGTCCGCCAGGAGCTGGAAGTCGAAGCAGCGTAA